The sequence ccggaggaattctcagaggaacttccggaggaattctcagaggaacttccggaagagttcatggagaaacttccggaggaattagtggaggaacttccggaggaattcctggaggaacttccggaggaattcctggaggaacttccggaggaattcctggaggaacttcctgaggaatttctggaggaacttccggaggaattcttagaggaacttccggaggaattcctagaggaacttacggaggaatttctggaggaacttccggaggaattcctggaggaacttccggaggaattcctggaggaacttctggaagaattccttgaaaaacttttgaagaaattttggtgcttgaaactggttcacgctgATCCACGCCACCGTTGATCACCAACGGGCGtcacgacgccgccgccgctgcctgaaaatgatctatcacgccactgccggtaaaatttcaatcagcgcacaggcttacctggaagtacccggagggtggccaattcgatcgaaaatcatcgaaatggactccagtgtacttgttttgcaaaatcatgaagtttgatatgtcgcaagatgggttccaagagcgaatgaaaattggccatttccccaagggaaccaggccctggaagtacccggagggtggccaattcgatcgaaaatcactgaaatggactccagtgtacttgttttgcaaaatcatgaagtttgacatgtcgcaagatgggctcCAAGAttaaacgaaaattggccactttcccaaGGGAACCTGGccttggaagtacccggagggcgatcaattcgatcgaaaatcgccgaaatgtactccagagtacttgttttgcaaaatcatgaagtttgatatgtcgcaagatgggttccaagagcgaatgaaaattggccacttccccaagggaaccaggccctggaagtacccggagggtggccaattccatcgaaaatcgccgaaatgtactccagtgtacttgttatgcaaaatcatgaagtttgatatgtcgcaagatgggttccaagagcgaatgaaaattgtccacttccccaagggaaccaggtccTGGAAgttcccggagggtggccaattcgatcgaaaatcgccgaaatgtactccagtgtacttaatttgcaaaatcatgaagtttgacatgtcgcaagatgggctccaagattgaacgaaaattggccacttctccaaatgaaccaggccctggaagtacccggagggcggtcaattcgatcgaaaatcgccgaaatgtactccagtgtacttgttttgcaaaatcatgaagtttgacatgtcgcacgatggatttcgaagctgatctgccagtgaccattttttccgggagggaggtaaccccagtactccccggaatatatccggaaccatggccattgcacaaaaattgacctcggtttCTAAAACTATAgaaattttgtgatcgattccagaagattgcttgaaaatccgttagaaattggctgagctgcatggttttgaattttgagttttgtcgtaaaatgggggttggggacgtacgtgttaaatcCACTAGCAAAGAACTTAACCACCTTGTGCTGTCGATTCTTAGAATCCAAAAGAGACCCgatttgggggggggggggtttgatCCTAATATAGGCGATAGGTAACAGCTTTCGGTACATCGCAAGGTTAACAGATTTTCCTATCCCATGCCACCCATTACATCCCATGGTGTGGCATGTGATTCTGTGCCTTACACATACCTTCGCGCCTTTCCGTTGGGCAGATGTGCTGGTAATGTCGTGCAGTGGAGCCAGTTGCTTTCGTAATGTTGGCAGAGAATCCCTATTGGTAGAATGCCCTATTGGCGGCAGATAataatttctcgggtacttattcaaaaggacgtatgtgattttgtaaacaaagattcaaacgtcgatttgtccaatctgatagcactcccatgcaaagcatcaccatagacaggtagtggaagccttcggctagctgttggtggtgttggtttgcgtgggagtgcatTCAGATTGGacgaatcgacgtttgaatttttgtttacaaaatcacatacgtccttttgaataagtacccgagatttgttgAATTAGGGTTATGGGTGCTTTATGCAAAAATTTAATGAAGTTCTTGCGTAACATTTACATTTACATGAAACATTTCATTGGCAAAACTCTCACCAAAATTAAGTTCATCCAGTTGGAACATACTTCAAGTGTTACAGTGTATGTGTACaacattttgtagacacactttttggaacttagcatagGTAAAataactcgcaacaagttcaattcgacgggaaatcctgtcccattgtttgcttttgaaaattgactatgtgatcagaaattatggccaaaatgctatTTTCTATGCGCCAAACATGttaaaaaacactcactcatattttttagtatttttttgcacGTCATGATTCAGGAGAGAGGGTCTTCCGCCAACCATCCTTAGACAAGTACTTGTTCAGCTCAAACAGATCTCTTCCTGATGTCTTCCCTGATTCCAGCTGCAGAGTGAATGCAGAGTCTCAAACCGTTAGAGCCCGAAATCagacaccgggacgcacacttgctGCTGGCCTTAAGGAAGACCCttatccgctcatcacagtcgagccactCCAGTCTACGCtcatcagccgtcccggtcctgtgtatGATTCAGGAGAGAGGGTCTTCCGTCAACCATCCTCAGGCAAGTACTTGCTCAGCTCAAACAGATCACTTCCTGATGCCTCCCCTGATTCCAGCTGCAGAGTGAATGCATAGTCTCAAGCCGTTGGAGCCTGCATTCGGACACCGGGGCGCACACTTGCCGCTGGCCGTGAGGAAGACCCTcatccgctcatcacagtcgagccgaTCCAGTCTACATTCAACAGTCGTCCGGGTCCTGTGTATGAATCAGGAGAGAGGGTCTTCCGGCAACCATCTTCAGGCAAGTACACTCCTAGTATGATCGGCTAACTGCCTGACATCTCCGTATATCGTCCCAGCCAGCAGGCCACCAAACCACGATTCACCGCCTCTGCCAGTTACGCCTACCAGCGCTCGGCATTCCTCAAACCACATGATATCTGTTTACTACCAGAACGTGAGAGGGTTGCGCACAAAAATCAGTCAGCTTCGTTTGGCGTTATCCAGCTGTGAATATGACGTGCTCGTTTTCACGGAAACGTAGCTACGAGCAGATATCAAAAGTAGCGAAATTTCCTCCGATTACAATGTTTTCCGTTGTGATCGTAATGATTTAACTAGTCATCACTCACGAGGTGGTGGCGTTTTAGTCACAGTCAGAAATTCACTGGAAAGTGAATGTGTATCGTTAGCCAACTCGGTTGAACTGGAACAAATCGCAGTCCATATTAAGTCGAAGCCTCGTTCGCTTTTCGTTATTGCGGTGTATCTTCCGCCAAATTCTAGTATGCAGTTATACGTTGCTCATGCGAATGCTGTAcgtcccttcttcttcttcttcttcttattggcattacatccccacactgggacagagccgcttcgcagcttagtgttcattaagcacttccacagttattaactgcgaggtttctaagccaggttaccatttttgcattcgtatatcatgaggctaacacgatgatacttttatgcccagagaagtcgagacaatttccaatccgaaaaatgcctagaccggcaccgggaatcgaacccagccaccctcagcatggtcttgctttgtagccgcgcgttaccgcacggctaaggagggctgtACGTTCCATAGCAGACAATTCCTCTGAGACTGATATAGTTCTATCGATTGGTGACTATAACCTTCCATCTTTGCGCTGGAATTTCGATGTTGATATCAACGGGTACGTTCCTTCCAACGTTTCCACTGATACTGAGCTGAACTTCACGGAAGCAATGTTTACCAATGGCTTGAGGCAAATTAACCATGTTGTAAACATAAATGGAAGGCTTCTCGATCTAATATTTACAACTCTCCCTGAGATCGTTGATATAATTGAGCCAACATCTTCGCTACTGCCTATTGATATCCACCATAAACCAATCATCGTACTTCTTGACGAGAATTTCATGCCAGCATTACCTGACGACGTAGACTGTTTTATATATGACTATTCGGCATGCAACTTCGATCTGATTAATTCTACTTTTGACGACATCGATTGGACATCATCTCTGCGGTCTGATACAGTGGACGGAATGCTATCGGCCCTCTACGAACTTCTCTTTGAAGTTATCAACACACACGTTCCTCGGAAGAAGCGTGCCTCGAAGTCTAATTTTAATCAACCTTGGTGGACTCCTGAGCTACGTAACCTTCGCAACAATCTCCGCAAGCTGCGTAGCCGATACTTCGTAACAAAGAACATTTCTGACAGGGACAGACTTCGTGATTTCGAGCTGGAATATAAAGCAATTCTTTCTGCTGCCCACGAAAACTATGTGCACAACGTTCAAGCTTCTGTGAAGGAGAATCCTTCCCGTTTCTGGAACTACATCAAAAAGAGGAAGAATGACAACGGCATCCCCAGTTTGGTGAAATTTAAGAGAACTACTTCAAGAACAAGCAATGAAGCAGCTAACCTTTTTGCTGCCTACTTCGAAAGTGTTTTCTGTAGAGCATCTCCTGTCCGTCGCCAGAATTGTTTTGGTCAAATACCTTCCTACAACATCTGCTTGCCATGCTTTCAGTTTTCTCCTGATGAGATTCGCACAACTCTGGATGATCTCGACACATCTAAAGGTCCAGGAACAGACCATCTTCCTCCTGCATTTTTTAAGAATTGCACTGCCACGTTAGCGACCCAAATTGCTGCAGTGTTCAACCGCTCGCTCCAAGATAGTGTTTCTATATGCTTGGAAAACGCGTCCATAATACCGATCCATAAATCTGGAAGTCGAAATTGCGTCACCAACTATCGGGGAATATCCATCCATCCTCTGCTGTTTAAGCAAGGTTTTTGAAAAGCTGATCCACGCACGATTGTATAGAGCCGCTGCACCGATTATCTCAAGCTGCCAGCATGGATTTATGAAAAACCGCTCAACATCAACAAATTTGATGTGTTACGTGTCAACCATATCTCGAGAGCTTGAAGCCAAGCGACAAGTTGGTTCcatatatctcgggtacttattctaaaggacgtatgtgattttctaaacaaagattcgaacgtcgatttgcccaatctgatggcactcccacgcaaaccatcactacAGACAGGCAGGgaaagccttcggctacctgttggtggtgttggtttgcgtgggagtgtcattagattggacaaatcgacgtatgaatctttgattacaaaatcacatacgtccttttgaataagtacccgagatatgtcgattttgaaaaagctttcgacactGTACCCCATGATATTATTATCGACAAATTGAATCACATAAGATTCCCAGCGTGGATCACAGAATGGCTGCACTCTTACTTATCTGATCGCAAGGTTTTTGTGACGGTGAACTGCAGGCGCTCCAATATCTTTTCAATGACATCTGGAGTACCTCAAGGCAGCGTCCTCGGTCCTCTAATATTTGTCATCTACGTTAACGACCTCGGTTTAGTGATTTCATCAAGCAAGATTTCATATTCTGACGATCTGAGGTTTTTCCGCGTAATTGCATCTCGTACTGATTGTGCTGTTACTCAGGACGACATTAATCGTTTGCTTGTTTGGTGTGGCGACAACGGCATGCGCGTAAACAGTAAAAAATGCAAGGTCATAACTTTCACACGTTCCGCTCACGCTATCCTGCAGCATTATTCCATTGAACCGGATGGCTTGCGACGCATCAGCTCTATTTGCGACCTAGGAGTTACCATCGATGCGAAGTTGAGATTTGAAGAAAACATCAGCATCATAACATCTGAGGCATACTTTGTGCTGGGATTTATCCGTCGTCATGCTTCCGGCTTCAGCGATGTTTACTGTATAAAAACCATGTTCTGCTCATTGGTTCGTAGCATTTTAGAATACGCTTCATCAGTCTGGTCTCCATGTTACGGTTACCTGGTCCATACGCTGGCACTCGAAAGAATTCAGAAAATTTTCATCAGGTTTGCTTTAAGACAGCTACCCATTTAACCTCCCAAGCTAACCAAGTCGTTGCAAGctgattgatttggaaaatctttCCGCCAGGCGCCTAAAAATGCAGAGATTGTTTATCTTCGACCTCCTAACAGGGAATCTGGATTGTCCCGAGCTATTGGAGCTCGTACGTTGGAAGTTTCCCTCACGCAGATTGCGAAACTGTTTTGATTTGTGTTTGCGTTCTTTTAACGATGTTTGTCACAAGTTCGATTTTATTCTGTCCAAAAATGTGTTTAGTGCTAGGATTAGAGAATTAGAATAATTTAGCTATTAAGGAAGCAATCCGTGCGACATGGTCGAAGATGGTgtactaataaataaataaaagatcaacaccgctaggtggattaatattatactttttacaacggtatTTCCGGTTCGATTTGAGTAATATTTTATCAATACTGAGTACAAGTCATTTCACTGTTTTTCTTGCATTATAAATGTATTtacttttaaatttcaaatattcGATAATGTATGTATAACAAACAAACAGAATTATTACATCTGATCGTGATTGTATTTCGCAATAATTTTGTTCACCGCAATTTAACGGTTTTTCTGAATACCACATGAAGGGAATTAGACCGAGGACGGAAATATCTGCCATATGACCATATTGTAGTAAAAACGATTGGTTACTAGTTATACTAGCGTAAAAATGTGCTCAACGCCGTCAGAATCACGATAGAGGCGATAACCACAGGGCTCTGTCTAGTTGTTATTCCACTGTTCTGTTCAGCGAGCGTCATATTCAACCGCGTTGGCTTTAACTGGCACCGTTCTGTAGTGGAGGGCAGCACTTTCAAAGTTGCCGACTGGGATCCATTAACTAAAAAACAAAAGTGTAAAGCAATGAATTGTATATGTTGAATGATAATCGATAGATTACTCACAAAAACAGGCTGTATTCAAGCCACATGGATTGTGCTCTACGCCGTCCACGATTATTAGTAGATTTGGTAGTGTAGGAGTGGCTTGTTGCATAATGGAGAATCCTCCATTTTGACGAATCTCTAGTGAGAATCGGAATCTATTGTAGTTGATTGTCGGTATGTAGAGGCGTGTGGTTCCAGGCGGTAGTCGGGGTCTGTCCAGCACCATTTCATCGCTGCGTAGTCGAATTCCGGCGTATCCATTTATCATAGTGTGCAGGAAGCTGGCAGCTCCGAAGACAAAGTTCTGTGAGCCGGGGTTTTCCGTAGATCCTTGGTTCCAAACGTGGAACGGCGAGCGTATGTAGGGCTGGTAACTGCGGCGCAGATACTCTGCAGCTAGGTCCATCTCGTCTAGTTCGATCCATCCAATGGTGTGCATCGCCCAGGTCATTGGTGAAGTGTCATCTGCTGTGGCAGCGCCGTAGATTTCCAAGTTACGCCGTTTTGTCGAACTGTCATGAAAGCATGTGATGTTAATGAGATATATTGGACCGGGTTGAGTGAGGGTTGAAACTGGTCCATTTTGGAGTTATGTAATTTGTTGTGAATAAACCCATTATATTGCGGTATGATACTTACTTGCTTATGGAAATATCAAGAGGATAACTGAGCAGTATCGCATCAGCTTGACTGATTCGTTGTCCCACTGTATAACCTTCAAACTGAGGAATAAAGTCGCCGTTGAAATCGTGCAGCAGATCTAAGCCTCTTGCCGTACGAATCATATTTACTAAATCTTCGTCTTTTACATTTAGAGACCACTGACAAAGGCATCCAGCATATTCGCCAAGAAATAGGTTGTGAGCCGCTACCACGTTTGTGAATGCATTGTTGTTAACATTTGGATTCAAGGTGTCTGGTCCTGTTACAGAGCGAATGTCGAACTTGTCCGTGGCATTATTATAAACAGCTCGATGCTTCCAAAATTGAGCGGTCTCATAAATTAATTCACATCCATCTATCAAAATCCACGTTAATTGATTGTTTGCATAGATGAACTGTCTCATAGCAAATACGACATCCGCTGTAATGTGGTGCTGTAGTACTGCTCCTGGGGATGATGTCACCTCTCTGCCTGTGAAGGCGGAAGCCCAAGGAAATTGCCATCCCTCGTGATTGTTCTTAGCGGCATTGCTCTTGAGAGCATTACGAATAATTCTTGACCTGTAGTTCAGCATATCTCGTGCAACTATCGGATCTATCAACAACACTATAGGAAATATCCACATGTCGTAATCCCAGGTAACGTGACCTTGGAAATCGTTTCGGCCAATTCCGGAAGGTGATACTCCGAAAGTTCTTACAAAAGGTAACATGCTTGGAACATTATTGAACACTTGAAATGCACTGGCTTTGATGGCTCGATCCAGCTCATCGTTCCCATCAACCGTTATCCCATACTGATCCCACATATCGTTCATTACTCTTGCCTGGATTTGATCCGTATTGGATACAGTACTTAACGTTAACAACTCCAGATCATTTTCGGCATCTcttttattccgggcaaacgctgTATAGAAGGCAAATTCTTCGCCTGTGCGATCCGTTGGTAGATGTAGAACAGACGGTATTTGAGTGTAGTATATGCACACCTCCGTTCCTGCTGATTGAAGCACTGGATCTTCGACCTCATTGGTTTGGCCACATTCATACATGAAAGTTGTATTACGTATTTCAACGGTTTCGGTTGGCTGTAGCGAAATATCGAAGGAAGGTGCTACCGCAATATGTCGGAGCGCGACGCTGAGTTCATTTTGTCCTATGAGTCTTTGAACTCGTATGTGGTTGACAATCACATGACTGAAAAACCGATGTGGATAAACACTATGGATAAGACGGAATTGTCCACTGGGTTCCTCGTATATCGTTCGGAAACGGCCGAATTTGATGTCTAGTTGGTAGGTACAGTATGGTGGATTGGTTTCTGGCTGGCTACACAAGGACAGTTGTACATTGGCGTAGTTTGGAATACGGGCCCGATGGCTTTGTGATCCACGTCCATTGTAAACTCCAGTCAAGAAGACACTATCGCCAAACACAGTGAATCCTAGGTTGCCGTTTGACAACGTTGGAACGCTTGTGCTGTCTGGAAATCTGGAGAAAGCCTGTTAttctaacatttttttattttaatcggATACTCACTGATTAGAGTTGAACAAATAATTTGTTTCGATACTAAGACATGCCGAACAGCAGAAGGCTATTATCAGAAATGCTAACACGTTTATCGTTCCCATGGCGCTCGGGAGGGGGTGTTCAGAAGACTCAAGGTTCACTCAAACTGAATCGATGTAAATGGATAGCTGGGCCTTTTTAGTGGCATGGTATCGAAGATAAAGCAAAATTTTGGGTTAATAGATAACGGAGAAAATTGCGATAAATGTCGGTTACTAATCCTAGGTTTGCTAATCAGATTGATACAAGATGCAAGATAAGAATTTGTCAGTGCGTCATCATGAAACGCAAATCAGGATATCCGATGTATTCTCCGTCTTAGCATAATATCAACTAGAGAATAATATACTCATATTTAGTTTTAGTACAAGAACGTTGAAAGAAAGCTGTAACAAAGATAATGAACCGACTTAGATTAGCTAATCTAACATCCCAGTACTGCAACTAATTATATACATATTCATAAATGTATAAAGAGGGCTGCGTGCTACATAATAAAAACTGACGATGAAAGCGTTATCAgatatgacatttgttttgaatactggggccctctttagccgtgcggtaagacgcgcggctacaaagcaagaccatgctgagggtggctgggttcgattcccggtgccggtctagacaattttcggattggaaattgtctcgacttccctgggcataaaagtatcatcgtgttagcctcatgatatacgaatgcaaaaatggtaacctggcttagaaacctcgcagttaataactgtggaagtgcttaatgaacactaagctgcgaggcggctctgtcccagtgtggggatgtaatgccaagaagaagaagaagactggtCGATACAAATTTGTATTTATCACATGTTGAGTGTAAATGATTGCATTTGCTGATAACGTAAATCTTAAGCAATGTCCGTTGCTTCCTAATGATTCACAGTAGAATGCGAACAAAGGTGAATTTTTAAGGAGGGCTTCTAGTACCTTGTGAGGTCAAAATCGTGTcgtttttttgtagatttttttgtCGGTGTGTGGTATGGGAGGTACGTTGTTGAAATTTTGCACAATTTGCAGTTTTACGATAGAAGGGGATACCtttgaggtggtcgaggaattctaCCTTGGTTCCTTGCAAAcgactgataacaatgttagtcgtgaaatacaaaggcgcatcatctgtgaaagTCGGGTCTATTACGgtctcca comes from Armigeres subalbatus isolate Guangzhou_Male chromosome 2, GZ_Asu_2, whole genome shotgun sequence and encodes:
- the LOC134217014 gene encoding protein-glucosylgalactosylhydroxylysine glucosidase-like; the protein is MGTINVLAFLIIAFCCSACLSIETNYLFNSNQFPDSTSVPTLSNGNLGFTVFGDSVFLTGVYNGRGSQSHRARIPNYANVQLSLCSQPETNPPYCTYQLDIKFGRFRTIYEEPSGQFRLIHSVYPHRFFSHVIVNHIRVQRLIGQNELSVALRHIAVAPSFDISLQPTETVEIRNTTFMYECGQTNEVEDPVLQSAGTEVCIYYTQIPSVLHLPTDRTGEEFAFYTAFARNKRDAENDLELLTLSTVSNTDQIQARVMNDMWDQYGITVDGNDELDRAIKASAFQVFNNVPSMLPFVRTFGVSPSGIGRNDFQGHVTWDYDMWIFPIVLLIDPIVARDMLNYRSRIIRNALKSNAAKNNHEGWQFPWASAFTGREVTSSPGAVLQHHITADVVFAMRQFIYANNQLTWILIDGCELIYETAQFWKHRAVYNNATDKFDIRSVTGPDTLNPNVNNNAFTNVVAAHNLFLGEYAGCLCQWSLNVKDEDLVNMIRTARGLDLLHDFNGDFIPQFEGYTVGQRISQADAILLSYPLDISISNSTKRRNLEIYGAATADDTSPMTWAMHTIGWIELDEMDLAAEYLRRSYQPYIRSPFHVWNQGSTENPGSQNFVFGAASFLHTMINGYAGIRLRSDEMVLDRPRLPPGTTRLYIPTINYNRFRFSLEIRQNGGFSIMQQATPTLPNLLIIVDGVEHNPCGLNTACFFNGSQSATLKVLPSTTERCQLKPTRLNMTLAEQNSGITTRQSPVVIASIVILTALSTFLR